A genomic window from Camelina sativa cultivar DH55 chromosome 2, Cs, whole genome shotgun sequence includes:
- the LOC104725611 gene encoding centromere protein S-like: MDVEGEDKSDYLQIDQIVEEDTMDDLIRDRFRLSAISIAETEAKKNGMEIAGPVVACVADLAFKYAENVGKDLELFAHHAGRKVVNMDDVVLSAHRNDNLAASLRSLCNELKSKEPQSDRKRKKGSAKREDKASSSNAVRIPDL, from the exons ATGGACGTAGAAGGAGAAGACAAAAGCGATTATCTCCAGATCGACCAAATCGTTGAAGAAGATACCATGGACGATCTCATCAGAGACCGATTCAGACTCTCTGCTATCTCTATCGCCGAAACCGAAG CGAAGAAAAATGGAATGGAAATAGCTGGACCTGTTGTGGCATGTGTAGCAGATTTAGCCTTCAAATACGCAG AAAACGTTGGAAAGGACCTTGAACTATTTGCGCATCATGCTGGACGCAAAGTTGTGAACATGGACGATGTTGTTCTCTCCG CGCACAGAAACGATAACTTGGCTGCATCTTTGAGGTCACTGTGCAATGAGCTAAAGTCAAAAGAGCCACAATCTGACAGGAAACGCAAGAAAGGATCAGCcaagagagaagacaaagcCAGTAGTAGCAATGCCGTTCGCATCCCCGATTTGTAA